The following is a genomic window from Patescibacteria group bacterium.
TTTGATAATTCTCATCCATTCATATACAACTTTATAATAAAAATTAGAAACAAAATAAGTTAAGACAACCATCAAAACAAAACAAACAAAAGTTGACCAGGCAGCAGCCATCATTCCATATTTTGGAATAAATATTATGTTCAAAATAATATTTAAGATTGCAGGAATTCCAACTAATAGGGGATAATATTTTGTTTTTTCTTCTAAATGCAAACCCGGCACAATCACAAAATGCATGCCGTACAAAACATAAGAAAAAGCAATCAATGGAATTATTTTATAAGCATCAAAATATTCTGGTGATGAAACAACTTCCACAATTTGTTTTGCAAAAATAGAAATTGTCAAAGCAATAAAAGAAGAAACAAGCAACCAATATGTCAAAGTTCGCGCATAAATTTGTTTTGTGTCATTTCTTTTTGCAACTGAAAAAGAAATCGTAGGCCAAGCAAGTTGAAAAGGAGTTACGAGTAAAATTGAAACTATAAATCCAATTTTATAACCAAGAGAATACAAACCAACCTCTGTCAAAGAATCATAAACTTTCAAAAAATATCTATCAGACAAATCCATTACCCACATTGCCAGAGATGCTGGAATAATTGGAATTCCAAAAGCAAATAATTTTCTCAACAAATCTTTTGAAAAACTTAATTTAAGATAAGGAATTAAATTAAAAAGGAAAGGCACGCTGATAAATACTTGAGCAATAAAATTACCAAGCATTATGCCAAACACACCCATTTTTGCAAACGCTACAAAATAAATATTTAGTCCCAAAACTAAACCAAACTTTAATAACGAAAAAATAATATATTTTACAGATTTTTCTTCGGCGCGAAAAACAGAAAAAGCAAGTGCCAAAAATACTGCAAACAAATTTGTAATCAATAATAAATTTACTAAATTTGCATATTGTGTTCCACCCAAAAATGTGTTTGCAATAAAATCTCTAAATAACCACAAAACCAAAGTGGATAAAATAGCAAGCGGAATTATAAACAAAAATGCAGTGCCAACCAATTGTTTCTGTTCAACGTCAGTCTTGCAATCTCTTTCATAACATTTAAAAATTGCCGAAGCAAAACCAAAAGACAAAAGCATTGATAAAATCAAAATCAAAGTATTCAAAATTTCCAACTGGCCATAATCAGCAGGTGATAAATACCTCGTGTACATTGGAATCAAAATAAACCCAACAATACTTTGCGCTAATGATCCAATAGCATAAACAAAAGAATGTTTAAATAATCTCCTAAATTGATCTAGCATTATTTAAAACCTAAATAAATTATTCAGCTTTCGTATCAGCGTTAGAATCAGTGCGTAATCAACTTCTACATATCAGCGTTCGAAATCAGCGCCGAATCAGCTTCTACATAAATTTAACACAAAAATACTATTTTGTGAATTTATTAAAAATGCTAAACTACATTAAACAACAAAATTATATTAAAAACAAAATGAAAAAAGTAACAATATCTCTTTTTATTGTTAGTTTAATAATTTTATTAGGACTTCCTGTCCAAGCCCAGCCTCAATTCATTTCAACTGATTTTATATTTGATTTTGCTGCTTATGGCGATCCTCAAAATAGTAATGTTGTTCATTTAGAATTAGTTGATCAAATTACTCCTTTAGCACCATCATTTACGTTAAACATGGGAGATATTGTCCAAAATGCGCTTCTTGAAGAACAGTGGACAATGTTTAAAACTGTAATAACTTCTTTATTAGTTCAGCCACTCAAAAAAGGACTTGATCGAAATTACTATCCGACAATTGGCAATCATGATATTCCTCTAGAAAATTATCAAAAAACTTTTGAACTAACATCAGAATATTATTCATTTGACTATCAAGGATATCATTTTATCAGCTTAGATACCGAAATAGATGGGTTGCCTGACAGTCAACAATATTCTTGGCTTCAAAATGATTTATCTATAGCAAATCAATCTGGAAAAAAATCGATTGTCTTTTTTCATGAACCTCTTTATGGAAGATTAATTCATTATACTGAAAATACGGAACTAAGAAATGCCTGGACTCCATTATTTCAACAAAATAATGTCAAATTAGTTTTTAATGGCCATGCTCATATTTATCAAAGAACATATCCATTATATGACAATGCAATAAACTATGATCAAGGCATAATTTATATTACAACAGGAGGAGCAGGTGGAGAATTAGGAATAATTGAGAATAACTGGTGGGCAGAAAAAGAAGAAAGTGTTTATCATTATGTTTATATTCAAATTACAAATAGCAAAATTATTATTAGCGCAGTAAACGAAGCTGGACAAATTTTTGACAATTTTGAAATCATTAACAATAACAATGAAAAAAATATTATTTCAACATCAACTGATCAAAGAAACAAAATTAATTTTTTTTCGGCATCAGGAAAATCAAAATCAAATTCATTTTACCCGCTGAATAATTCGTCAAAAACAGGAGTCAGACTTGCAAGCGGAGATATTGATCTAGATGGGAAAGATGAAATTATCACTGGAGCAGGACAAGGAGAACAATCATTAGTTAAAATATTTGAATCAGACGGAAGATTAGTAAGTAAATTTCATGCTTTCAAAAAAAATTATTTGGGTGGAATAGATGTTGCTGCCGGTGATATAAATAACGATGGTCAAGATGAAATTGCAGTTTCAAAACTAACGGAAAATTCACAGACAAAAATATTTAACTATAATGGAAAAACAATATATTTCGATAAAAAAGTTTTCAAAGAATTAATTGGTGCAACTGTTGCATTGGGAGACATCGACAATGATAAGCAAGACGAATTAATTATCGGAACAAATAATGGAATCAGATCTAAAGTCATTTTTTACGAAATACTTTCTTATTCAAAAAAAGGAAAGCTCAAAAAAATAGAAATTTCGCCATTCAAAAAAGAATATACAAATGGCATCGACGTTTCTTCTGGAGATATTAATGGTGATGGCAAAGAAGAAATCGGCATTTCAAAATTAAATAAAAAATCAAAAGTTAAAATTTACAAATACAATAAAAAAAGAAAAGTTTTAGGAAATTTTAATGCATTTAATAAAAAATATGTAACTGGTACAAACATTGATATGTTTGATACAAATTCTGATGGTATAACTGAAATAATTTCTAGTATGACTGAAAGTAAAACAAATCAACCTAAAACAATAGTTCATAATTATCTAGGCAATATTATAACTAAATCCTTTTTATCTATAAACAAAAAAATATCGAATAACGTTATTTCAATTGGAATAAATAAAAATAAATAATAAAAAATATGAAAAAAATAGTCGCGATTCTAACATTTTTCTTCATCTGTTGCATTTCTCAAAACGCAAATGCAGCTTATGGAGATGTCACAACATGGCTTAGCAGAATTTATACAGGCGATGGTGGACAACCTAGACAAGCATATTTAGACTTTTGTGAAGATGTCTTATTTGATAAAGGTGGCAATATGATAATTGCCGATACCTATAACAATGTTATCAGAAAAACAAACAGCAGTACGACAAAAATTATAACTTTAGCAGGTACAGGATCATATGGAGAACGAGATGGAAAAGCCAACCAAGCAGAATTTGGACAACCTCGTGGCCTTGCATTATCAGGAAGTACAACTTTTGTTGCAGATACTTGGAATCATAAAATAAGAAAAATATCTAATGGCAATGTTACTACAATAGTTGATGATGGATTATATTTTCCTGAAGGTGTTGAAGTTTATGGATCAACTCTTTATATAGCTGATACAGGACATGGATCAATTAAAAAAACATCTCTCAATGGGGGAAAAGTAACAACGCTCATAAGCGGAAAAGGATTAATTGCGCCTGTTAAACTTAGAGCTGATTTAACTGGTAAAAATCTTTATGTTGCAGATATAGAAGCGCATAAATTATTTAAAATTAGCACTTCAAATGGCACAATTGAAACAATTGCCGGAAGTACAGAAGGATACAAAGATGCGACAGGAACAAATGCAAAATTTCGTTTTTTAGCAGGTGTTGTTTTGGATGAAATACAAAACAGCCTTTTTGTAACAGATGGCAATGGCTCAACTGATTATGTCAGAAAAATAAATTTAGCTACCAGAGAAGCTACCACAATCGCAACTGATCCAATTATGGTTACTCTTAATTATCCAAAAGGTCTAGACATTAAAGGAAATTACATTTTTGTCGCCAATTCTGGCATCAGTTCAATACAAAGAATACATCGCTATACTGGAGTAACATTGCAAGATGGCGATCGTGTTGCTGGTAAAAAACGATTCGAAAACGATTTTGGAAAAAGAACACGCTCATTGGTGGGTCGTCCAAACGACATGATATATTCACTAAAGAAAAAGAATATTTATGTTGCTGAAAATAATTTAATTAGAAAAATTAGGGTAAAAGATCGTTTCACGAAACACGTAGTTGGAAGTGTTGTTGATGCATATAAAGAGGGTATTGGCTCAGCTGCACGATTTAGTAGTATTTCATCAATTATTTTAGATAAAACTGGCAAATACCTATATCTTACAGACCGTTGGAATAATAGGATTAGAAGAGTCAATTTAGCAACACAAGAAACAGAATTAGTCTCAGGCAGCGGCGAAAAAGACTGTACAGGACAATGTAATGGCTATGAAGAAGGCTCAAAAAATACAGCTCATTTTAGCAATCCTTCAGGAATCACTATTTCTCCTGATAATAAATATCTATACGTTACAGACACATCTAATAATCGAATTAGAAGAGTGGAAATATCAACTGGAGAAACATCATTTATAGCTGGCTCTGGAGAATCAACCTATGCAGATGGAATCGGCAAAACTGCATCATTCAACCGTCCTTATGCCATTACAATAAACAAGGCTGGAACAAAACTTTATGTCGCAGATTCATACAATAACAGAATCAGAGAAATCGATATAGCTTCAAAAAAAGTAACAACATTAGCTGGCAATAATATCCGTGGCTATCGTGATGGTTATAGAACAGATGCTTCATTTTCAACACCAAACTATGTCAAAATGGGGAGCGATAATTTTTTATATACAACAGAAGCTGGTACTCATACAGTTCGAGTCATTGATCCAAGAAATGGTTTAGTTAAAACAATCACCGGCACAGATACAAGAGGCTTTCAAAACGGAGATAGATATCACACTGAAT
Proteins encoded in this region:
- a CDS encoding oligosaccharide flippase family protein; protein product: MLDQFRRLFKHSFVYAIGSLAQSIVGFILIPMYTRYLSPADYGQLEILNTLILILSMLLSFGFASAIFKCYERDCKTDVEQKQLVGTAFLFIIPLAILSTLVLWLFRDFIANTFLGGTQYANLVNLLLITNLFAVFLALAFSVFRAEEKSVKYIIFSLLKFGLVLGLNIYFVAFAKMGVFGIMLGNFIAQVFISVPFLFNLIPYLKLSFSKDLLRKLFAFGIPIIPASLAMWVMDLSDRYFLKVYDSLTEVGLYSLGYKIGFIVSILLVTPFQLAWPTISFSVAKRNDTKQIYARTLTYWLLVSSFIALTISIFAKQIVEVVSSPEYFDAYKIIPLIAFSYVLYGMHFVIVPGLHLEEKTKYYPLLVGIPAILNIILNIIFIPKYGMMAAAWSTFVCFVLMVVLTYFVSNFYYKVVYEWMRIIKLVLISGGLLALSYLFNNYSFYTSILLNLCLLILFFILLFATRFFRQGEIGQIKLLLNQRRNTQK
- a CDS encoding metallophosphoesterase, with the protein product MKKVTISLFIVSLIILLGLPVQAQPQFISTDFIFDFAAYGDPQNSNVVHLELVDQITPLAPSFTLNMGDIVQNALLEEQWTMFKTVITSLLVQPLKKGLDRNYYPTIGNHDIPLENYQKTFELTSEYYSFDYQGYHFISLDTEIDGLPDSQQYSWLQNDLSIANQSGKKSIVFFHEPLYGRLIHYTENTELRNAWTPLFQQNNVKLVFNGHAHIYQRTYPLYDNAINYDQGIIYITTGGAGGELGIIENNWWAEKEESVYHYVYIQITNSKIIISAVNEAGQIFDNFEIINNNNEKNIISTSTDQRNKINFFSASGKSKSNSFYPLNNSSKTGVRLASGDIDLDGKDEIITGAGQGEQSLVKIFESDGRLVSKFHAFKKNYLGGIDVAAGDINNDGQDEIAVSKLTENSQTKIFNYNGKTIYFDKKVFKELIGATVALGDIDNDKQDELIIGTNNGIRSKVIFYEILSYSKKGKLKKIEISPFKKEYTNGIDVSSGDINGDGKEEIGISKLNKKSKVKIYKYNKKRKVLGNFNAFNKKYVTGTNIDMFDTNSDGITEIISSMTESKTNQPKTIVHNYLGNIITKSFLSINKKISNNVISIGINKNK
- a CDS encoding IPT/TIG domain-containing protein, with amino-acid sequence MKKIVAILTFFFICCISQNANAAYGDVTTWLSRIYTGDGGQPRQAYLDFCEDVLFDKGGNMIIADTYNNVIRKTNSSTTKIITLAGTGSYGERDGKANQAEFGQPRGLALSGSTTFVADTWNHKIRKISNGNVTTIVDDGLYFPEGVEVYGSTLYIADTGHGSIKKTSLNGGKVTTLISGKGLIAPVKLRADLTGKNLYVADIEAHKLFKISTSNGTIETIAGSTEGYKDATGTNAKFRFLAGVVLDEIQNSLFVTDGNGSTDYVRKINLATREATTIATDPIMVTLNYPKGLDIKGNYIFVANSGISSIQRIHRYTGVTLQDGDRVAGKKRFENDFGKRTRSLVGRPNDMIYSLKKKNIYVAENNLIRKIRVKDRFTKHVVGSVVDAYKEGIGSAARFSSISSIILDKTGKYLYLTDRWNNRIRRVNLATQETELVSGSGEKDCTGQCNGYEEGSKNTAHFSNPSGITISPDNKYLYVTDTSNNRIRRVEISTGETSFIAGSGESTYADGIGKTASFNRPYAITINKAGTKLYVADSYNNRIREIDIASKKVTTLAGNNIRGYRDGYRTDASFSTPNYVKMGSDNFLYTTEAGTHTVRVIDPRNGLVKTITGTDTRGFQNGDRYHTEFNNPSGILLRPKKGKLYVADTWNDLIRKVDITGSHKFYEKAPVVTGILPTNRYPYSGNPSETKYLDVTGFNFMSAATAYFGSFKANKTYFKNSTALTAVIPFGKMPKGTYDVKVVNIDGQEYTKKGAFVIE